TCTGTAggacacatatacacacacacagagagagagagagaaagagcaaacaCATGAGATAGGAAGAGAAAGATTAACTGTAGGAAGATGCACATTATTTTATCAGTCTTTTAGGAAACAAAGGTGTTCATAAGGAGACTCTGGAGAAGAACTAGTCACTGAATTAGACAACGCTTGTGTGGTGACATCGAATCTTTAAATTACCAATAAAACAAGATATCCTTGAGTTTATATGTAGAGGCTActaatacttgaaataaaattataatatatatatactgttgagtgggtatagaaaagaatcaccccctcccttttaaaataatgcaattttgttgctttgcagcctgaaatgaagactgacgcagtttttgttttatccagctgtatttaaaGATATAACACAAACATGTTAGGAATCCAACATGAGCTGGAATCACCCCCCTCCTAAAAacgacttgtaaactcaatcaagtgtagctaatcaccttctcaatggcacacaaagccatttgtctttcaactgtgatcagcgaCTACACATCTCTCGTCACATTATCTCTGGTTATCACATACTGTATTTCATCATTCTCATTGTGAGCTCATCTACTGAGCAAAATAATCCTCGTCATTAAAACACTTCATGTTACCTGCCGTTACCAGGATGTTGCACTGAGCATCCATGATCCTCTCGCACAGAGACTCAGACGAGAACCCTGCAAACTGAATGAGGAAgacttttatctttatttatctcAAGATAAATTATATGGATATCTGAGGTTCCAAAACAAATGATCAGAATAACAGTCTGGCTGAAATGGGGtcatcacaaaaacataaaaataggcTTTGATATCAGATATAAAGTACCCTTGAAAGCAGTGCTATTTTAAACTCTGTATACACACTTTACATGGCTAAAGAGGCTTGGCGGGCAGAAATAGTCCTGGCATTGTAAGTGAGGCTGCAATCATTTCATGCATATTAACGATACTGTGCCAAACTCTCCATCTGATCATCCACAACAGATGATCGAGCTTAAAGAAAAggtcacccaaaactgaaaatttgctgaaaatttactcaccctcagtccatccatGATGTAGACATTTTTGGAGAAATAAGAAGTTTTATAGAAGTTTGTGTCTTCGTgtgaacagatttgtagaaatgtagcattgcatcacgtGTTCagcaaaggatcctctgcagtgaatgggtgccgtcagaatgagagtccaaacagctcataaaaacatcacaataatccacaagtgatccacaccactccagtccatcagttaacgtcttctGATGTggaaagctgcgtgtttgtgtgaAACAAGTCCttcattatgatgtttttaacttcaaaccatcgttttggccaaaatatgagcccataatccataataacggttcctctagtgaaaaagtccatctcctgttgtctctcaaaATCCacatacatatttgtttagagcagtttttgactgttttcatttgtaaacggtgcttgatctatgCAGAATTCTTTTTCATATTCAAGATATATTATTAGAGATAATTTGagaatattatggatagaggactcatcaCAGTCAGAAGCAATTGTTTGTTAAAATGTCCTAATGTAGATTTGTCTTCtcgagacattaactgatggactggagtggtgtgtattattgtgatgtttttatcagctgtttggactctcattctgatggcacccattcactgcagaggatcctttgctgagcaagtgatgcaatgttacatttctccagatctgatggtgaggcctgagggtgaggatatTTTCAGCTaacttttggatgaactgttcctaaAGCCAgactatttctttaatgtaaaaCTATACTACAGATCTGTAAAGCTGCTCACCACTATCGAGTGAACAGCCCCGATTCTTGCACAGGCCAGCATCGTATACACCAGCTCTGGAATCATGGGCAAGTAGATGGCCACTCTGTCTCCTTTCTTCACACCTGGGTCACAGAAAGAAGTATTGTTGTAAATCTGAAAGCATTAATGAAATACTCACACATGAATGTCAGAGGTTCAGAATCTACACACTATTATTGCATTTGCATTCCAGAAAATCTGAGCAAATGTAAACCCAGAGGAGGAAGATGGTCTTACCCAACAGCTTCAATGCATTGGCACATCGGCACACGTTTCTCAACAGCTGGTTGTAGGTGATGGTCTGGTGATGATTAGGTGAGTTTCCCTCCCTGAAGAAAACATTGATCAATATTAAACTATTAGGAAATAATGACTTCATTATGCAATACAGTGTTGCTGGCCTTTTGAACATACTTTATCAGACACATTAGGCACATAATTACACAATTTAATCTGTGTTTCAACTGATTTTGCAATTACAAAAAGTCTGAGACCGACTGTGAAAATTTGTCTATTTTGTCACGATAAATTCTATTATCtgcaatttgagtgaaaagttgaatgcagtgttgttattgttaactaaaactatcaaTAACTGTTtccattcattgaaataaatctgaaataatataaaacaaatatctgATGAATAACTTGAACTTAAAAAACGCAAATGAAAATGTTGCATTagcaaataaatgaaacaaataagaTTATGCACTAAAATGActtttatagtatattaatagtaatattatatataatatcactaTGAATAATGATATTAACCAAATagaaatatcaaaaaacaaaaactaataaaaatgacaaaaatgcaaaaacaaaattaaattgaaaactgaaaatttaaaaatgtaaaaatatttcaagattaatttaataataattcaaaatattaatatgtgcTATGAGAGTATATAAGGAATACTAAAATAGTACTGTTTGGAAACCTTTTTTAACAATAgcattattcattcaaaatattcattataCATCTTGTGCTTTAATGGAAGCAAAAAACATGATCAGCGACACTAATTTACtcgcatttaaaaataatgcagaatATGAAACAATTCTTCTTCGTTTTATCCCATAATATTCATTTGTTGTTTTCAACCCTAAAACTGTTTATTCCCACACTGAATTTAGACTTTGATAGTCAGTGtgttctcagacttttggaccccactgtaggTGTCTCATTTTTACAGGAATAGGGTTGTACTTTGGCTCTGCTGCCTGCATTAGATCTGGATGTCCGTCAGCTGTGCGTTTGGCCAGTGGGCTTCATTTATTGCACAAGTCAATTCAACAGATTTTAATATGGCAAAATGCCTTGCTAAACTACACATTAGACttagatgtttacattttctgaagacaatGTGTTTGTAGCTGGTGCACAAATTCACACAACACAGGGAACACCGTGACAGTGCAAATCACCATGAAAGCTTTCAGTCTGGGTTTACTGTGAAACTGCACCTGGCCGTCCAAAAAAGGAAAGATCAAGCTAAGCGACCCCTTAGGTATGAATAGATGGCAGCATAAAGAATAGATGCTGACCTCTGAGGACGCACATTGCATCATATTTTGTATTACATAACAAAGGCCCCATATGTTTGAGTATATGTAGTGTTCCTAGTGCTATAGCCTGTGTGTAATCCTCTGTCCTCCATTAGCCCTTGATGGTTAATGTCTAACTGAAGTGTCGCCTCAGCATGGTTCTCATGCTTCCGTTCTTGGCATCTGTTAGGAGACTCTCTGCCAAAACCACCTCATGTAACGTGCCAGAGAGAGACAGTCTAGACTGTAAGAACTACAGCCTCAGGAATCTGTCCTCATAGCACGCTTCTGTTCACCCGTGCAAACCTGTTCAtttgaaattattcaaatgtttagATTTAGATTGCCACAGTTAGACATTTGTCTATTGAAAAAACTAAATCGTATTTtgcttaaataataatgatatatattaatatatatatatatatatatatatatatatatatatatatatatatatatatataatttaattaataaaatataaaatatatataatgcattatttaaataataaattgtgtgtgtatatatgtatatatacatttatttatactatggatttaaaattattacatatattatatattttattatttaaataataaattataaagaatattaaataatacatataataataataatataataataataataataataaaataaaaacgtaaaaaataatAAGTGTTCCACTGTGTTTTTGGTTTGCTCCTGTTTAACCTagttgatacttttttttattaatattattatttgactGTTAAATTAATGAGAATACATTAAGAATAATggaaattgcacacacacacacacacacacacacacacacacacacacacacgtacacacacacacaaaataataataataaaaaaaattgttgccgTCAAGTTGTAATACAGATTTTAGGTTTAGAAGTGCTAAATAGCCATGAATACAATAACGCTcctaaaaatgtgtaatattgaaaaatgcacaatatgtatactaatatgcaaatatgctaataataaaatAGGCACAATAAACTCTCTTATTTCTTCACaaatttggggtgaaatgtgacccacTGTTAGAATCTGGTTAAATGGCAATGTCATGCAGATGATTGATTTGACCTGAGTGCTTCTGTATATAACAGCAGTTACATGACACCCCTTGTTCCACAAGACTATTAATACTTCAGAGCATAGCTGACATGACAACAGGGATTATTCTGAGTGTTGCTGAAGCATGTCACCTGCATACAGTATGACATCAAGCCAATATGATATCACAGTTTACAGTATGTAATCATCAAGTGTTATGTGATAGCTGATGTCAAATGAGCTTCAACAAGTAAATtcttataaaatcatattttcaacattaaaagtACTGACTGAACCTTACACAAATGCATTAACCCAAAGCAATTTAGACTTTAGAGCATTTAGaattagtatttaattatatataattataaccaattattatatttgtaatgaaaaattaattttagatatttatgaCTGTGTTGCAAcatacttactttttttttaactaaaactgacataaaaatacatagacacacacacacactggtatattattagcaatttatatataatatacctaATAATGTTagtataacattaatattaccatatataataatattaaacaaatagaCATAAAAACAGAACTCATACAAATGATAGTGCAtaacaaaagtactaaaacttaTGATTTAATGCTGGGAATGTGTCAGCATTtgtcacttctttttttttttttttttttttttggcaaattttttatatttgctacTTAGACTTTTCTTTTGCTTTGACTTTGACACAAGCAGCAGGCCTCAGATGCATCAACTATTAAATGAgatcaagcatgcattaaatgcaGTTGTAGTTGTGTGCATCATTTCAACACAGTGAAAACATGTTAGATTACCAGTAGTAAGCCACTTTCTCTCCCAGGTTCCTCACGTGCACATTTCGGTCAAGGACGTTGTAGCAGATGTTGGTTTTTGCCCCCTCCATGAACTTGATGTAAATGTTCCCCTTGTTGACGTCAAAGTTAAACTGCAGCATCTGGCCTGACGGAGGCTTCTTCCAGTAAAACTCTTGAGCAACATCAGCCCAGAACTCTACAATGCATGTTAAATGAACATGTTTACTGCATCTTACATTGGAGTGTCCCTCTCATTTATATGCATGCACCGTTTTATGATACCTTCAGGCTCCTCTGTAGACTTTTTGTATAAGGCAAGATATGCATCAAAGTCTGGCACATGTGCATTGGTGAACAGGCCATCGGACGGATGGTAGGTCTTCTCCTCCGGCTCCTGAGGTCCTGGAATGACCCTGTTGCTGGAGTCTGAAACAGGAGACATCTGCCAATCTGTATGATCTGTCAGTCAGTAGATGAAGCGGTTTATTGTGGCTGTGCATGTGGTGTCCACCCTTTAACATGCCCAGTCTGCTCAGCACCGCCTCCACCAATCAGAGCGCTCCATTCAGCACTCCTACGTGTCCATTGGCTGAGCAGCTGCTCGGCTGCGGATCCCACTGCAGAGGGAGGCTCAGACGGATGATctgcatgtctctctctctctctctctctctctctctctctctctctctctctctctctctctctctctctctcacacacacacacacacacacacacacacaaggtttacTTGATGGTCATAATGAGGACAAATCATTGATTTCATATAAGGCTAGTtgtaataacacacacaaaccctacataatttttttttttttttactcatgaataattttaacaattttaattgaAGAAATGACAataagtatgtaaataaataataataaaaacacataaacacacccaTACACTAAACCTAAATGAAGACTTGTTGCAGACTTATTTCTGactaaaataagtttttacttgtgaataatttttacaattatacttgaaaaaatgaaagaaaatactaGACCAAAAACACATgcagaaatatttaattaaaattacaaatatagtaCCTGAATaagtattatattacattaattatctCCTATTGTATGTGGAAAGcactaaaaattaatttattttcatttgaaataaaaacccaATTGTTAAACAGAACAACATTTAGTTACAGTGTTGCATGACCAACCGTTTTAGCATTTAATCTGAAGTTCTACAAGTGTGCATGCTGATAGTCTGTGTTATTTTTATCATGGCATGTCAAGAACACAATGTGCATCTGTAGTTTCATCTGCCGCTCGGTGATCCATTATACAGACTCAGCTCTAGAGCGTCCCTTGCGTAACTAGACCCGCTCAATCGAGCTCGCGTTACTTGATCTCCGCCATCGCTTGTGTTTAGTCTGATCGAGCGCACTGAGAAGATGTTTTTCTCTTCAACTCTGCGCTCTGCCGTGTCTAATGCGGtaggtttattttatatatgctgTAAGCGGAATATTCAGGAGGTAGCTGAAGGAACTGCAAATTTATTATCATGTAAAGCGGCGTTGACATCTGTGCAAGGACATGAAGCTAATGCGCTAACAGCTAATAATGAGGCCTGACTGTGTTTATATAGACACTTACAGACACTGTGATGTTTTTGAATAACatcatacaaaaattatattttttagaagTTGTTTCTATTCACCCAGACAGGTTGAGTAATCAGTAAATGATCCTGATTCAGTGAAtaagttaattatatatatagagagagagagatttctattttgaatattattttatttatttattttatttttttactttttattcatcaaagaatcctgaaaaaaatatcacagccCCCCCCCcttcaaaattttttaaaataaaataaaaataaatattaagcattaaaacGGTTTCCAATGTTGatattaaatcagcattttataatctataataaggatcatgtgacactaaatactGTAGTAATCAGCAtttcatcataggaataaattatattttaaagtctattaaaatagaaaacgattattttaaattgtaataatatttcacagtattactgtttttttttcagtatttctgatcaaataaatgcagccttgatgagcagaagagactattttaaaaacaatacaaatcttactgatcccaaacttttcaacagcagTGTATATATTGCAGTGACTAATGCAGCATACACTATATACACTAAAAAGAAAGCATTATAGAGCATAAGCACTGCATACTTAGTGCACAAGATATTATTGCAGATTTGCTCAGTACATACAATATACAAAAAGGATGTGTTGGTTTtgcagtttgcaaaaaaaaaccataaaaacaaaagtCTATTCGACTCTTTTCTACACTTGTATTTCTTCCGCAGGCGAGGCACGTCCGCAGTTTGCACCAGACTTCAGCTCGAGCTGGAGCAGGAGGACTCTTTGTGGTGAGACTTGACTTTTCATGTTCACTGCAGCATTTTCACTGATGTGCATGAGACACTTCATATTCAGTAATGTGAACTCGAGCTAAATAATCACACTATTGTTTACTGTAGAGCTGAGTTTGTTTCATAATTGGCAAACTCTGCAGCGTTGACTTTTTATAATTGAATTAAGCTTGTTTCATAATTTGATGACCTTTACTCAGTTATTGAACTAAcatgaatcaacactgaactgatttgagctgataatgacactattgtcttttcaGAGCTGCTTTATTTTATAGCTGAAGAacttttattctcttttatttgcttgtttaaCACTGCCATGCTGCTGTAAACGTCTGTGTTGTATAAAGAGCACATACGCACCCTAAACCAGAAGGACACACTATTATAAAGCTCATATTTTTGTTGCATTCGTTTTGATCTGTTTTCATTATTCCAGCACAGAGACACACCGGCTAACAACCCAGAGACTCCATTTGAATTCACTCCAGAGAACATGAAGGTGAGGGATATCATAATAAGACATCATATTTAAGGATTTTTTGctgtaattgtattattatatgtcTGTGTTGCGCAGGTAAGATCAGATATGTCTTGCTGTGGTCAGACGTGTTGAATGAAGAttatagctgtgtgtgtgttatttctgGTCTGTAACAGAGAGTTGATGCCATCATTAATAATTACCCAGAGGGACACAAGGCGGCCGCCACTATCCCTGTGCTGGATCTGGCTCAGAGGCAGCACGGATGGCTTCCTATTTCAGCAATGAACAAGGTGACATGCACATGCAGTGATTTCACATGATTTAAtagtgtatacatttatttgagttATTCTATATACGAGCTGTGCTATCTTAGTGTTtctgtattttctattttcacaagttttagcaattttattgtgtttttgtcatttttattagtttttgtttctttctatataggtttaataaaaatgtatttattgttctgttattttagttatagtttaGTTATCTATTTTGGTTGtagctaaattaaaatgagagattttttttaaatgttttatttcagatgatttttattttaattcaagtttgtttatttatttattactgcgATAACCCTGAGTGCAGTctctgtttgattattttttacatttttatccgATAATTACAAATTCATGGACGAAGTCATGGAAATGTACTGTGAAAATAATCATAGTTAAAATGTGGAAAATTCAATAAAACTgacatgcatattttaattttagttgatactatctgtttttatttcatacaatGTTTTTGACTTTGTGAagtattttgttttgtgcagtttaACTGCATCTAATTTTGTGCACAGCAGTATGTTTAAATCTCCCAGGCTTTATGAAACACGTGACTTTCATAATACAtgcctttatatatttatactgtgaAGTATTAAACCTGCTATAGATATTCAGCATTTTACTTATTCAGTAATTTGTGGATATTTTGTCATAAAAAGCATGAAACAAATCCTGTAccataattaaatttatttttatatttttattcaaaaagaagCTTGTACAAAGTGTTAGCCATTCCTCTAGAggtgtaaaatataattaatattatatacaaaaaaaaactatatatatatatatatatatatacacagtacaggtcaaaagtttggaaacattactatttttaatgttttttgaaacaagtttcttctgctcatcaagcctgcatttatttgatcaaaaatacagaaaaaaaatgtaatattgtgatatattattacaatttaaaataatgtgtttttaaatttattttactttaaattatcatttatttctgtgatgcaaagctgaatttttaggatcattatcacatgatcctttagaaatcattctaatatgatgattcattatcaaagttggaaacagttctgctgcttaatattttttcagaacatgtgatactttttttaggatactttgatgaataaaaagtaaaaaaaaaaaaaaaaaagagagaagctatgttttctaaaatataaatattttgtaaaaacaatatacactactggtcagtaatttggggtcagtaattatttttttctttcttttttttaaataaaatcaatacttttattcagcaaggatgtgttaaattgataaaaggtgatagtaaagaaaatatattattagaatatatattattagaattattatttttttttttttgaataaatgcagttctttttaacctttcattcctcaaatatattagacagcagaactgtttccaacactcataataaatcagaatattagaatgatttctaaatgatcatgtgatagactggatgttacatgtgacactgaaggctggagtaatgatgctgaaaattcagctttcatcacaggaataaattattttttttaaagtatattcaaatagaaaactattattttaagttgtaataatatttcacaatattactgttttttctgtatttttgatcaaataaacgcaggcttgatgagcagaagaaacttctttcaaaaacattaaaaaaagtaatgtttccaaacttttgacctgtactgtgtatatatatatatatatatatattatatatatatatatatatatatatatatatatatatttgcttaatTGTGACGGTGAAtgtcctgttattttattttattacatattaaaatattcagtttcacATATTTTTGATCGAAAGCTATGGTCCTAAAAGCATTCCCTTCCCAGTGTCTGACGTGATTTGTGATTTCTCCTGCAGGTGGCAGAGATCCTGGGCGTTGCTCCAATGAGGGTTTATGAAGTAGCCACTTTCTACACCATGTTCCTCCGTCAGCCAGTGGGAAAGTACCACATCCAGATCTGCACCACGACGCCCTGCATGCTCTGCG
Above is a genomic segment from Cyprinus carpio isolate SPL01 chromosome A2, ASM1834038v1, whole genome shotgun sequence containing:
- the LOC109109082 gene encoding NADH dehydrogenase [ubiquinone] flavoprotein 2, mitochondrial-like, whose translation is MFFSSTLRSAVSNAARHVRSLHQTSARAGAGGLFVHRDTPANNPETPFEFTPENMKRVDAIINNYPEGHKAAATIPVLDLAQRQHGWLPISAMNKVAEILGVAPMRVYEVATFYTMFLRQPVGKYHIQICTTTPCMLCDSDSILEAIQNKLGIKVGETTADQLFTLTEVECLGACVNAPMVQINDNYYEDLKPSDIEQIINELKADRVPPPGPRSGRFSCEPAGGLTSLTEPPPGPGFGVRPDL